In Epinephelus lanceolatus isolate andai-2023 chromosome 16, ASM4190304v1, whole genome shotgun sequence, one DNA window encodes the following:
- the LOC117263374 gene encoding uncharacterized protein LOC117263374: MKVLVVLALFSVCNANILWQEPAKTNLEMVKDAFWDYVAKVTVTAEDSLSQIRQSELGQQVNARITESTDQVNKYVATLQAQLTPLTQDFITRVTQEAEQLKTRLEQDLTTVSTNAEEIVAQIQKQVEELKKEATSYAESMDPEAVKAVLLQKSQELKEQLDQKATELQAQMVPYTDDLRQKVEKSMEEFQKTIIPLTQSFEAQLAQKTQEVQQNLAQTGEELKAKLDASTQDLQAQLAILWESFTSKTQ, encoded by the exons ATGAAGGTACTTGTGGTTCTCGCACTTTTCTCCG TTTGCAATGCCAACATCCTGTGGCAGGAGCCAGCCAAGACCAATCTGGAAATGGTGAAAGATGCTTTCTGGGACTATGTTGCTAAAGTGACAGTCACCGCTGAGGACTCCCTGAGTCAGATCAGACAGTCTGAGCTGGGACAGCAAGTGAA TGCCAGGATCACTGAGAGCACTGACCAAGTCAACAAGTACGTCGCTACTCTGCAGGCTCAGTTGACTCCTCTGACCCAGGACTTCATCACTAGGGTTACCCAGGAGGCTGAGCAGCTGAAGACTCGTCTGGAGCAGGATCTGACCACTGTGAGCACTAACGCTGAGGAAATAGTGGCGCAGATCCAGAAGCAGGTGGAggagctgaagaaggaggccacCTCTTACGCTGAGTCCATGGACCCCGAGGCTGTGAAGGCCGTCCTGCTGCAGAAGAGCCAGGAGCTGAAGGAACAGCTGGATCAGAAAGCCACCGAGCTGCAGGCCCAGATGGTCCCCTACACCGACGACTTGAGGCAGAAGGTGGAGAAGAGCATGGAGGAGTTTCAGAAGACCATCATCCCCCTGACCCAGAGCTTTGAGGCCCAGCTGGCCCAGAAAACCCAGGAGGTCCAGCAGAACCTGGCTCAAACAGGAGAGGAGCTGAAGGCCAAACTGGACGCCAGCACTCAGGACCTGCAGGCTCAGCTGGCCATTCTGTGGGAGTCTTTCACCTCCAAGACCCAGTAA
- the tomm40l gene encoding mitochondrial import receptor subunit TOM40B produces the protein MGSVLAASSPNPPPPATGGAAAAAPGLTVPPGFGMPPVSPVIPHTGAASGQQQEAENPLPNPGAFDECHRKCKEVFPMQMEGVRLVVNKGLSNHFQVNHTVLLSTMGDSTYRFGATYVGTKQTGPAEFFPVMVGDMDNSGSLNAQVIHQISSRIRSKLAFQTQQHKFMNWQGDAEFKGEDFTATVTLGNPDVIVGSGIVVTHYLQSITPTLALGGELVYHRRPGEEGTVMSLVGRYTGSNYIATLTLGSAGAHASYYHKANDQLQLGVEFEASTRMQDTSVSFGYQLDVPKANLLFKGSVDSNWIVGATLEKKLLPLPLSLVLCTFLNHRKNKFQCGFGVTIG, from the exons ATGGGCAGTGTTTTGGCTGCCAGCTCCCCCAACCCTCCACCACCTGCCACTggcggtgctgctgctgctgctcctgggCTGACGGTCCCACCAGGCTTTGGGATGCCTCCAGTCTCCCCAGTTATACCCCATACTGGAGCAGCCTCaggacagcagcaggaggcagaaAACCCTTTGCCAAACCCGGGTGCATTTGATGAGTGTCATCGCAAGTGCAAAG AGGTTTTCCCTATGCAGATGGAGGGAGTCAGGCTAGTTGTCAACAAGGGCCTTAGCAACCACTTCCAG GTGAATCACACAGTGCTGCTGAGCACCATGGGAGAttccacctacaggtttggtgCTACATATGTTGGAACAAAGCAGACAGGTCCAGCAGAG TTTTTTCCAGTTATGGTGGGGGACATGGACAACAGTGGGAGCCTTAACGCCCAGGTCATCCATCAGATCTCCAGCAGAATACGATCCAAACTGGCCTTCCAG acacaacaacacaagTTCATGAACTGGCAAGGCGATGCTGAGTTCAAGGGAGAAGATTTCACTGCAACAGTCACCCTTGGAAACCCAGATGTCATTGTCGGCTCTG GTATTGTTGTAACACACTACCTCCAGTCCATAACGCCGACTCTGGCTCTGGGGGGGGAGCTGGTTTACCACCGCAGGCCAGGAGAGGAAGGCACAGTGATGTCTTTAGTCGGAAGATACACAG GCAGTAACTACATTGCCACACTGACACTCGGCTCCGCGGGGGCTCATGCTTCATACTATCACAAAGCCAATGACCAG TTGCAGCTCGGCGTGGAGTTTGAGGCGAGCACCCGCATGCAGGACACCAGTGTGTCGTTCGGCTACCAGCTAGATGTGCCTAAAGCCAATTTACTGTTTAAAG GTTCAGTAGACAGTAACTGGATAGTCGGTGCAACGTTAGAAAAGAAGCTGCTCCCGCTGCCGCTCTCTCTGGTCCTCTGCACCTTCCTCAACCATCGCAAGAACAAGTTCCAGTGTGGGTTTGGCGTCACCATCGGTTAG